The sequence tctctctccccgatcccattcctttcaatatcgacatttgacccctgaacttttccttattacaacttggtccctcaactttcttaattacttacaatttcatcttgcataattccaatttgacccccaaacttctttttagcctttcaaataagcccctaactatttaatttgggtcaaatccgaattattgaaaatacacaattacaaaaatacccctgaccgacatatttatttacaaaaataccaagctcacaaatttccattaaaaccccataaaaataaaattatacttttaatccttattccaaaataatcctccaattaaatcctacacacaattaaattaaattaaataatcaattataatacaatttttttccaaaattcttttataaaaacatcccttacaatttctaccataatttttcaatatataattttacttatataaatatgcatttgggaaaattttgaataactaaataaaaaatataatttattcctcaaataatttatttaattaactctttaaaaatcaaactaattagatatggaaaaataattcattattaaacatataaaaattccgggtgttacaagaaatttccattaaaaccccatcttaatgaaattatacttttaatcctcatccaaaaataaatttttaattttgtcctaacataaaattaatttaaataataaatttccaacttaaaatttaatactactaatcaattataataccaattttttccaacattcttttataaacatcctttacaatttctaccataatttttccaatatataattttacttatataaatatgcatttgggaaaaatttgaataaccaaaaatatattctactcttcaaataatttacttaattaattcttaaaatttcaactaattggatatagaaaaataattcatttatttgtctaacattaaaattcaaaatttatatttaaatcattctaattaaaccgaataaaaataaagctaaaattaacttaaataaaaactcattattaaatatataaaaatttcgggtattacacaAAACCTAAAATAATTAgcctaaatcttttatataaaaaatgaattcaACTTGTGAGCTCATCAACGAGCTCACTCCCGAGCTTAAATGAGTCGAGCACTACTAAACTCGAGCTCGGTCCGTTCAGTGAATGAGCTCGAAAATGAAGTTCAAGCTCGGCTCGTTCACTAAATAAGCTCGACAATAAAACTTAAGCACGTCTCATTTATCTTGACAAACGAGCTCGAATGAATTTTTATCGAACTAGATTTTGAGTAGCTCGTGAATAACTTGACTCATTTGAAGTTCTACTAGCCctgttttatgtttattttttgccTCTATCTTTAAATTAGTTTAGCTTTGACTTACAtgctttttgctttttatttacttatatttttctttttaaatagtGCTTATTTTTTATGGTAAATTTAGGCAAGTCTTATTATTAAGTGTTGTCTCAAACTTTTAACTTTATTGTAAGAATCCATTATTCTTTGCTATTGCTTTTCTCCACTTAGCAACTGTTTATAAAAAgagtttatataaaaattcattcaatatattaattaaaatatatatattaataatcagTTAtcaaaaaatcttttttgctattttatatatttttatatttaattataattgaaaataatataattttaataaatttagatatttgaattgctttttattttcttaaaactaaaaaggaaattatatttataatattaccATTATATATTTGATCATTTAGTCAATTTTACATTCTAATTTTAagttaatctaataaataatttaatttattttttataatattttaacattttttaatatatgcgtttcatttaataaattcaCATATATTATACGAAGGtacttaaatattataagaaaataaaattcaggTGTATATCAtgttaaattgaaagttaaaaaCGTCTAGATATTAACAAAGATAAAATTcagatatttattaacttaaaataaaaataaaaatattaaattgattaatttatacaaatttaaagacctaaatatatatttgtccaaaataatataaagaagTATATTCAAGGGATTAGCTAGTAATTTTCAAAGTATGTTCGTAGTAGTGATTAGggcaaattctttttatctaattataactcaaaatttaattaaagaacCATCACTGCACGCTTCTTTTTGGTTGAAggaagaataataaaatgggCGTGTGGCAACACCTTAACACCGAAGGGAACAATCCGCATTGCATCTCTCTTTTAAAAGTTTGAAACTTAAAACTTATTCAGtctgtaaaatattaatcaataagagagaaagaaactaAGAAGAAATGGGagttttatcaaatattatccAAAGAGATGAACTGAAGCCAGGCGATCACATCTACTCTTGGAGACACGCTTATATCTACGCTCATCACGGTCTGTGTTTCCACTTCTTGTTTgtaccttctttttttttttttttaatttaaatttctccAGATTATTTATACATGCATTTGAATGTTAAATTGGTAGTTAATAGAAATCTGAGTTGTTACTCTGTAGATTTtagcaattttatttttgtgggttttggattttgaatcaaATGTGAGATTACCCATTTGatgaatcttaattaattttataccaGGATAAGTATCTTTAGCATTTGTGATTACTTTTGTTTATTATGACTGGCATTTAGTTAAATGCTGGAGTGTAGTGATTGAGGGGATTTGAGGAAATCTAGACCTTTAATCTGTAAGTCAATCTTGGTGATTAACCTtgtgttttcttattttcaatatCTTTGTGTTTGAAACATCATTGCATAACTGATTACATTTGTCAAGTTTTGTGGTTATGTACAATGTTACGTGAAATTGGATCAGAAGGGAGCTAAGTTGTACAATACAGCGGTTAGGGCCATTTAAAGTCCTCTGGAATTTTTAGGAGTGGTTAAGATGTGTCATTGAATCTCTAAAATCtgagaataatttttaaaggaTTTAATTTCTGGTTTTAAGCTTCAGGAATGGGGTCAGGAAACTAGAGCCTTCGGCATGGTTGTGCATGGAAATATGGATTAGGTCCACTAGGTAAAAGGTTTAGGTCTTGAATTCTTTTTGGCAGTAAGACGACAGTTAATTGGACATAAAGGTCTTGCAATGGTTAAGGTGTGGTTGAACTTATTCCATCAACATTTTCCATCcataaatctattttcttcCCTATGATTTCTAGTCTCTGTAAGTTTCAACcttttcgtttttttttttaaaattattttcttattatccTTAGCAGGGCCTCTGGCTTGGAGTTTTTCTGTCCTTGCTTCTCTTGAAACGACAGTCCTTGAAAAAATTGTTGGTAGCTGATCGTAGCAGGGCTTTTGTCTGGTTTTAACTTGTTGCTACACTATTTTGAGGCAGAGGGGATCCTAGGTGATTTTTGGGGTAGTAAAGAGGAGCTTCAGTACCATTTATGAGATGCTGCTGATCAATGGTCAAAGCTTACATAGAAATGGACGATAACTCTTTTAGAGGTAGGTTGTTATGAACTTGAAGCAGCTAGAGAAAGTAATAACTGCTGAGAAACAtcaaaatattagattttggATAATATATGCCTGCTTTCTGGGGCTGTTGCTGGGGCAGTGAAACTCATCTTATTGTTTTGTAATTGGATTAAACTAATATGGAATTAGGTATATGTGATTTTGGGCATTCTGTGGGTGGAAGCAGAGTGAGTGGAGAAGGAATTATGGGCTTGGGAAGGCATTCTTGTGTGAATGGAAAAGTGTATCTGGTCACCGTTGCCATAATTTTTGGGAatttggatggaggaaatgGAACATACAGGTTTTCAAGGAAAGAGCAGGCCATCTTGCAGAGAAAGATGGCTACTGAATGTATTTTGGTCTTTTGGGAAGTCTTTTGTTTGGtggttaaaatattttgacttgTAGATTCTCTTATTGCAGATAaccttattatttatatttttaattagtaaatttggTGCTCTGCCTTTCGTTTTTTGTCAGAAAGCTGCAGTCAATTCTTAACGAGAGAGTTATGGTCACATGAATCAGTAATTCCTGTCTAGATATCTTGGAGATGGTATATAGATAACAAATATGTCTTTCTTATGTGGTAAGAAACTGTAAAACAAGAAGGAAGAAGGTAAAAAAAGTGCCTGCAGTTGCACCCAGCGCTTCCATAGTAAGGTAGGAATTCATGTGCTCTGCAAAACTTTCAAAGCTGCTTGAATAACTTTTTTTAGTGATAGTTCTTCTGCCGGCAATTTCCTTCCATTTAAATCAAACAGAACAgcgaataattttatattaataggGAACTGTGGTTAGTAGAACAGATGCAGTATGGATATCTGTTTTAAATCAGTACTGCATATTAGAAATCTGAAAAATCCGAACCTACAATTGGCATAATATCCAGATTGCTATCGTTCAAAATAAGGGATCAAAATTGTTTCAAGGTAGACCCAGAATTGGTTCACTATCCCTGTTACAGAATTTCTTCTcacacagagagagagagagatagagcTGAAGATCATTTTCATAGAAAAGCTTAATTATTGCACAATTAGATTGGATAAGATCATAAATGTATATTTTGCTAATATAGGAAACAGTTTGGTAAAGAGGTGAATGATTTTGTTTGATCATATTGAAAGATTGTTTGGATGTTCGTTTGAAAGGGGTTGATTTGAAGATATTTTTGTACAAAGGCTATAGGgtcttaaatatatttctatatgaTGTAAAAGGCTCTCTTTAAAGCTCATTGAGTATTAACTATGGTAAAAAGGACAAGTTTGTTAATAAGAATATCCCCTGAAATAATTCAACAAAAAGACCAAAGGGAACAGTTAATTGTGTTTTACATAATTATGATTTCTGGAAAGATTTAGACTATAAATAATACCATGAAATGACACTTTTCAATTTTCACTTTTGTTTTGCCAAGCTAGAATGGAAGAATCTCATGGTTGGAATGTTTCATCATTTTAGTGGAAGACATACTTTGGTCACTGTAAATGCTTGTTTCCATCATCATCTCATGAAAGCATGTTTGGGCTGAATCCTGTGGAACATATAGAACTTGTTTGAATTGAGAGATATGTTAAATAGTTtgttaatgataataacagtaataatttaaatgcCCCTAAGATTCCATTGCTAGTTAGTTGGGTTCTTTTCCTCCATTTTGTTCTGTCTAAGGCCAATTTTACATTTATGttgcaaaataaaaacaatcaaTTTCACCAGGTGATTtacattttctaattttgagtATGGTATTTTGTGGATTTCTTGGAATGAAAGTGCTCAATGTGTCTGTATCTATTAAAGTGAGGCAGGGATTGGAAGAGAATTTAAAGAATGCAATGAAATTAGATTACATGTAGGAAATTGTGAAAAATCAAGTTTAGCTCATGTGTGATTCTTTTTCAGATTTCTGTGATTAATGACCATTTTATACTAGTTGAACTTTGTTGTTTCGTTTTGTTGATAGCAGTATGTTAGAAATTGTTTATGGcaacttttttcttaaaactgAATGTTTGATGTATTTCTTGCATAATCAACATTTTGCATTGTGCATGTGTTTTGTCTCAGTACTGCTATCCTAAATAATAACCTGAAAACTTTCACCCTAGCTTATGTGCATTTGATTTCATGCCAGGGATATATGTTGGTGATGGAAAGGTGATCCACTTCACTCGTGGAGCAGGTCAGGAAACTGGGACAGGAACTGTGCTAGACCGAATTATTTTTAGCTCCTCTCCTTCTCATCCTTCAGATAATCCATGCCCAAACTGTATTGACCAGTCAAAGCTTGATGGTGTCATCTCGTCCTGCCTAGATTGTTTCCTTGCAGGTGGGAATCTGTACCTATTTGAATATGGTGTCTCACCAGCTATATTTCTCGCCAAAGCCCGAGGAGGGACCTGCACACTTGCTAAATCTGATCCACCAGAAGATGTCCTTTATCGTGTTTTTTACCTCCTTGAAAATGGCTTTGGTGTCTATCACATTTTCAAGAACAATTGCGAGGATTTTGCTATCTATTGTAAGACAGGTCTTCTAGTATTCACGAGCATCAGCGTTGGCCGAAGTGGGCAGGCAGCATCCTTATTAGCTGCTGTCAGTGCTGTCATTTCTTCACCGTTGCGATTTTTAACAACCAGCTTTAGTGGGCTGGCAGTTGTGGGTTGTGGTATGTATTGTGTCAGCCGATATGTTTCTGATATTGGAATACGTCGGGATGTAATCAAAGTGCCAGTTGAGAGGCTTGTTTCTAGTCTTACCTTAGAAGAGCTGGAAGTTCCCGCGAATGTGGCCACCTTAGAATGGTCGGAAGTTCCAGCCAATGTGGCTAAGGAACAGTAATCATATTTACCAACAGCAAATTGTGTGGACTAGTACAAGTGCAGAAAATCATTAGTTGTGATACTAAATGCAGAAAAGCAATTCGGCTATGAATTTCGGTGGGTAAATTGCATAGCCTATATTATCAATTCTTATTACCTGTATTGTTGATTCATGGACTTTACTTTTGCTAACAGTTTATGTTGCACTTGTGCTTCCTTCTGTACTTGGTCAAATTAGCAATAAAAATCATGTTTTATCATAACTTTTGCTTATAGAGGCTTTCTCTGAATCAGCTGTTGAAAATAATTAGGAATGACAATAGCAATGAGGCGGGTGTGACAGGTTTTGCCATTTCCATTCCTGCCCGCTGGGCAGCATCCCTTGAAAGCATATGAAACTAATAATAcactaagaaaagaaaatattatgcataaaatttggttttacaaatatcatatttatgtTTTACGGGAAATGATAGggtaaaatgtaaaatttaatctgaaattttatataaccTCTTAAAGTCAATAAAGTAGGAATCAACCTCAGATTGAGAAGTCAACCCATCACCATTCTTCCTGGATGGTTAAACTTAAATTGAACTTGTCAAGCACAAGAAATTCCTATGAAGTTCTCAACAATTACCAATTTTCTTCCTCTCATTTTCTATTGAGTATACCTTTTTGCTTAGCTTCTCACTCTCTATTCTCCAGATTCAAGACTTGTTTCCATTTACCAGCCTTTAATCatggcttcttcttcttcttcttcaaccaCTCATCAAGCAAAGATATATGATgtattcattagttttagaGGTGCAGATGTCCGGGATGGATTTCTCAGCCATCTTCATCAGTCATTGGATCGAAACCAAGTAAATGCTTTTGTGGATGAAAAACTTAAAAGAGGAAAGGAGATCACATCATCTCTCTTggaaataattgaaaaatcatATGTTTCAATTGTCATTTTCTCCAAGAATTATGCAGATTCTCCATGGTGTTTGGATGAGCTTGTGAAGATATTTGAATGTTACAAAAAGATGAAGCAGATTGTGGTACCGGTCTTTTACCGTGTGGATCCAAGTCATGTTCAAGAGTTGACTGGCAATTATGGGGATGCAATTGATAAGCATAGACAAGAATCTAGTGACTGTTTGGACAAGGTGAAGAGTTGGAGTGATGCTTTGATGGAAATTTCCAACTTATCAGGCTGGGATTCACGGACTACTAAGTAAGTCAATTATCAATTCTTATTAACTTTACAATTAAAAGAGATGAATTCCATGCTCTTTTAGCTTTTATCTTATGCAAGTTTAAAATTAGTTCGATTATTGGTAATGAACTTAGAATTAAAACCAGCCCAAACACTAATTcctcttttcattttaatagaatatataactttaatcTGCCTTTCTTATGATTACAATTGATGtttttgaaatctaaatttgTAATTGATATAGTAATAACTCCGAATAGTaatactttataaaaaaatattttttctataattataaaaaatttcgaTCTCAATACGAATTAGCtgtaaatagaaataaattctctattttaataagttgtaaatttttatatcacattttaagaaaacattcctctatataataatatttgtatatataattttaaaaaaatatatattatgatatattcaattatattataattttatcgcatcaattttatttatataatatgataagatattaaagtattttatctctggttgctattattttaccaataaaattaaatatttaaaaaaaaaacttagtGTTCAAACCTCtattaagttaattatttcttcataattataaattttatttgatttcaaATGTATgactataatttataaaatgataacaGATTATACATAGTTTAAAGATCTAAAGTACTCTAGATACTGGttttattatactattttgtacttcaatattagtaataaaCTTACTCCTAAAGTTTGTTAATCACTTTAAGTTTTATTTGTTGATACTAATGCTAACTTTAAAACGGAAGATGGAAAACACTAGTGAGTTTTAATAGGGGAAATGCATATTTAAACgcttattttttatcattttgctcatttaatcattttaatgtaattttcaacttaacctaataaatatttaaattatattttttaagctcttaaatatttttaatttttgatttaatttaataaatataagaaatttattttttaaataatatttaaatagtcaTGAATAGTACATGTGTGGACGTATTGATGAAGCCATATgtcagaaaaatatttaagtatcgtaaaaaaataaattaaaatatttattaaattatgtcaaaagttaaagctttaaaataatcaaatggACAAAATTCAGATGTCAAATATGCATTTAGCCGATTATTCGCTTTGTCTTTTGCTGATGCTTATACTGATTTCGACTTACCACTTAATTCTTGTGCTGTTTGTAAGGTCAGGCCTGATTCTAGGCTGATAAGAGAAATTGTAAGTCATGTTCTAGAGGAATTAGATCATCTGACTCCAAGTGATGTTTGCGAGGATGGGTTATTTGGAATTGATTCACGCAGTAAGGATGTTCGTTCATTACTGTGCCTTGAGTCAACAGATGTGCAAGTTATTGGGATTTGGGGAATGGGTGGTATAGGAAAGACCACTATTGTTTATAAACTGTTCAGTCAGATTCATAAACAATTCCCACGTCAATGCTTTGTTGCAGATGTAAGAGAAAAATTCGAAAATTCTACGAAGTGTAGTCTACAAAGTGAAATTCTTTATGGATTACTAGGCAAAGACAATTTAAATACAGGCATGCCCATGAAGTTGAACTCTTCTGTGAGGAGAAGGCTCTCTCAAGAAAAAGTTCTTATCGTTCTTGATGATGTGAGTGATTTGGATCAAATAGAACATGTAGTAGGAAGTCACGTTATTTATGGTTCAGGTAGCAGAATCATTATAACGAGCAGGGACAGACAATTGCTCAAGAATGTGGGTGCCAAAGTATATGaagttaagaaattaaatcactTTGAAGCTCTCCATCTCTTTAACTTGCATGCCTTTAAACAAAATCCTCCGAAGAAAGAATATATGGAGTTGTTACGCATGGCGATTAATTATGCTCAAGGCATTCCATTAGCTCTTAAAGTTTTGGGTTCCAATTTGTATGGTAAGAGTGTAGAAGAATGGGAAGATGAGTTGGAGAAACTCAAAGTTTCTTCTGAtacaaaagttaaaaaaatattaagaataagTTACGATGGATTGGATGAGAAGCAGAAGGAAATATTTCTTGATATTGCGTGTTTCTTTAAAGGGTACGATAAAGATATTGTCACAAATGTATTAAATGGCTGTGGTTTCTTTGCAAAAAGTGGAATAAGCCATCTCATTGATAAGTCTCTTGTAACCATTTCAAGGGACAACAAGTTAGGCATGCATGACTTGTTACAAACAATGGGTAAGGACATTGTTTCGGAAGAGAAAGAACTTGGTAGACGTACTAGGTTGTGGAATTCTGAAGATGTATACAAAGTATTGGCAAAAGATATGGTAAGAGCCAAGTGCTTTTGACtttcttctttatatttaaacttCAAAAGAAATGCATCTCTccatatgaaataaaattcaatgctcatattttttgatttcttttttttttttttttttggttgttgGGTTCAACATGCCTATTGCTTCTTCCTGTgcttattttctgtttttcttttttattaggGGACTAAAAGTGTTGAAGGAATGTTATTGAACATGTCCCAAATCAGGTATATACATTTAAGTTCTACAGCTTTTGAGAAGTTGTGTAATCTTAGAGTCCTCAAGTTTTATGAGAAAAATtactttaagaaaaataaagtactCCTTCCTGAAGGCCTTGAATATTTTCCTGAAGAGTTGAGATTTCTCCATTGGGATCAATATCCTTTAAAATGTTTGCCATTACAATTTCGTCTTGAAAATCTCGTTGAACTTCACATGCCCAAAAGCCAAATCAGGCAATTTTGGACTGAAGATCAGGTACACTTTTAGCAAgcttcttttattaaatttagattatcTCCCCTTTGAAGTTCAAATGTAATAATCTAtatttgccttttcttttcattttcagaCTTTTGGAAATTTGAAACTCATTGACCTCCGAAACTCTACGGAGCTTATCAGTATTCCTGATTTGTCTAGAGTCCCAAATCTTGAGGTTTTATATTTGCATGGCTGTGTAAGTTTGCTTGAGATTCCCCTGTCTATCCAGTATCTGAGCAAACTGACTCGATTGATTTTATCGGGGTGCAAAAGTCTTCGGAAGTTGCCAAGCTGCCTTCCTCTGAATATAAAAGAACTGCATTTACGTGGAACTGCTATAGAGGAATTGCCTTCATCAATTGGATCTCTCTCTAAACTTTTTGAATTAGTTAGTCTTCCAGCCTTGAGGTTGGAGAGTCTTCCAAGTAGCATTGGTCAATTGACATGTCTCCGAAAAATCAGTATAATTGGATGCTCAAAATTGGCGAGTCTCCCGGACACCATTTGCAATCTGAAATCTCTTAAAGAACTTGCTTTGATAAATTGTGTGCTTCTCAATGAATTGCCCGAGGACTTGGGATATTTAGATTCTTTGGAAGAGCTGAGTGTAATATCTTCTGGTATTAGAAGCTTACCACTCTCCGTGAATCAGTTGATGCAGTTGAGGTACTTAAACTGTTCGAGGTGTAAAGGTTTACTATTGCCTCCTTTAACAGATTTGCCATGTCTAAAACGTGTTCGTCTAAGCGACTGTCGTATGTTAGAATTTCCGGAAAGCCTTTGCTCTCTTGAGACAGTGGAAGAATTATAtttagatggaaatgattTTGAGATCATACCGGCCAGCATCAAAGGACTTAGTGGATTGAGTTTGCTTGATATAAGAAATTGCAAGAGACTTAAATATTTACAAGAGCTTCCATCTTCTCTAGATGATTTATATGCAAGAAACTGCACGTCTCTGGAATCAGTATCAACTTCATTCTTACTGACAGCAGTGACAGAGCGGAGGTGGTTAGGCATTATAGATTTCAGCAACTGCATCAATTTAAACGAGGAATCATGCAGTAAAATTATGGACGATGTATTGGTAACACATCAGGTCTTTATTTCCTCTCTGGCTTTACTAAATTGTCACGAGTATTCTTTCTAAGCAGACTTGATGCAGTAGTTAATACagcttttgtttattttcttgtacaGGACAACTACGGAGTTATTGCCTTGTATATTACTGGAAGTGAAGTGCTGCAGAGGATGAGGTATCAGAATAATAGTGGATCTTCTTTGTCATTCAGACTGGGGCGGCATGACTTGATCGGTCTCTCTTTCTGCGTCGTTGTAGCATCGAAAGAGTATCCTCGTCGCGGtttatttgatattagatGTACAGCAAATTTCTCAGATGATATTGGACATAGTCGTAATGAAGATTTCTATCTGTTCGGAGATGAAGGTCGCGAAATGGATTTCCAATCAGAAAATGTATTCCTCTGGCGCGATCCAATCTTTGATTTCACGTCGAGATTCCGATTCAACAAGGCCTCATTACAATTCTTCCTCAAATTTTCAACCAATGAGGTGATGATAATGAAGTGCGGGGTTCATCCAATTTATAACCAAGACAAAAGGAGGAAAGATGATGAGGATGAGGAAGGCGATGAGATGGATATTGAAGAGGAACCTCCTCGTAAGAGATTGAAAGAAAGCGAAGAACAAGTAAATGAGCTCGTACTAAAGCTCGCGAAGTGTCTcctaagaaatgaaaatgagGAAGAAGTTCAGCAAAGGAAAGAGAGCCGAGAGCTGAACTGCTCCGATCTCAGTGCCTCGTTTAGGCTTCTGTTGATGGTAAATACCTGCTTAGCTACGTCAAGCCAAGACAGACCCCATCCAACCCAGATTCTTTTTACTCTGATGATGCTCACTGTCTGTATGAACTTGCTGTCCTTTGTTTCTTCTCTATCTCTCCATGGATTTGCT comes from Ricinus communis isolate WT05 ecotype wild-type chromosome 5, ASM1957865v1, whole genome shotgun sequence and encodes:
- the LOC8269756 gene encoding protein LEAD-SENSITIVE 1; protein product: MGVLSNIIQRDELKPGDHIYSWRHAYIYAHHGIYVGDGKVIHFTRGAGQETGTGTVLDRIIFSSSPSHPSDNPCPNCIDQSKLDGVISSCLDCFLAGGNLYLFEYGVSPAIFLAKARGGTCTLAKSDPPEDVLYRVFYLLENGFGVYHIFKNNCEDFAIYCKTGLLVFTSISVGRSGQAASLLAAVSAVISSPLRFLTTSFSGLAVVGCGMYCVSRYVSDIGIRRDVIKVPVERLVSSLTLEELEVPANVATLEWSEVPANVAKEQ
- the LOC8269755 gene encoding disease resistance-like protein DSC1: MASSSSSSTTHQAKIYDVFISFRGADVRDGFLSHLHQSLDRNQVNAFVDEKLKRGKEITSSLLEIIEKSYVSIVIFSKNYADSPWCLDELVKIFECYKKMKQIVVPVFYRVDPSHVQELTGNYGDAIDKHRQESSDCLDKVKSWSDALMEISNLSGWDSRTTKPDSRLIREIVSHVLEELDHLTPSDVCEDGLFGIDSRSKDVRSLLCLESTDVQVIGIWGMGGIGKTTIVYKLFSQIHKQFPRQCFVADVREKFENSTKCSLQSEILYGLLGKDNLNTGMPMKLNSSVRRRLSQEKVLIVLDDVSDLDQIEHVVGSHVIYGSGSRIIITSRDRQLLKNVGAKVYEVKKLNHFEALHLFNLHAFKQNPPKKEYMELLRMAINYAQGIPLALKVLGSNLYGKSVEEWEDELEKLKVSSDTKVKKILRISYDGLDEKQKEIFLDIACFFKGYDKDIVTNVLNGCGFFAKSGISHLIDKSLVTISRDNKLGMHDLLQTMGKDIVSEEKELGRRTRLWNSEDVYKVLAKDMGTKSVEGMLLNMSQIRYIHLSSTAFEKLCNLRVLKFYEKNYFKKNKVLLPEGLEYFPEELRFLHWDQYPLKCLPLQFRLENLVELHMPKSQIRQFWTEDQTFGNLKLIDLRNSTELISIPDLSRVPNLEVLYLHGCVSLLEIPLSIQYLSKLTRLILSGCKSLRKLPSCLPLNIKELHLRGTAIEELPSSIGSLSKLFELVSLPALRLESLPSSIGQLTCLRKISIIGCSKLASLPDTICNLKSLKELALINCVLLNELPEDLGYLDSLEELSVISSGIRSLPLSVNQLMQLRYLNCSRCKGLLLPPLTDLPCLKRVRLSDCRMLEFPESLCSLETVEELYLDGNDFEIIPASIKGLSGLSLLDIRNCKRLKYLQELPSSLDDLYARNCTSLESVSTSFLLTAVTERRWLGIIDFSNCINLNEESCSKIMDDVLVTHQDNYGVIALYITGSEVLQRMRYQNNSGSSLSFRLGRHDLIGLSFCVVVASKEYPRRGLFDIRCTANFSDDIGHSRNEDFYLFGDEGREMDFQSENVFLWRDPIFDFTSRFRFNKASLQFFLKFSTNEVMIMKCGVHPIYNQDKRRKDDEDEEGDEMDIEEEPPRKRLKESEEQVNELVLKLAKCLLRNENEEEVQQRKESRELNCSDLSASFRLLLMVNTCLATSSQDRPHPTQILFTLMMLTVCMNLLSFVSSLSLHGFAFSL